GCAACTCCAGTCGCTTGCCCGCGCCGGCCTGATCCACTCCGTGCAGGGCAAATCGGGCGGCTACGTGCTCACCCGCGCACCGGAGAGCATCACCCTGCTCGACGTGGTCCGGGCCGTCGACGGTCCAGGCCCCACCTTCGTCTGTACGGAGATCCGCCAGCGGGGCCCGTTCGCGACCCCAGCTTCCTCCTGCACCACGCCGTGCCCGGTCGCCCGCGCCATGTGGGCAGCCGAGGACGCCTGGCACCAGGCACTCGCCGCGGTCACGATCGCCGATCTCGCCAGCGACGTCGACACCAACTCCGGCCCCGAGGCCATGGTCGGCATCCACACCTGGCTCACCGGCGAAAGAGCCGGCTGACCACGGTCAGCCCGTGTGGCGTACCTCGGTGTCCCAGATCTGGGCCCACGGACGCCGCAGCCCTCGACACACGTGGATCGGGCCGCCGTTCTCGTCGTTGTCCACCTCGACCCGCTGATCCACCCGCCCGGCGAGCGTGCACTCGTCGAACCACGCGTTCAGCCGATCGGGACGGTCCCAGCCGACGGCGATGACCACGTCCGCGTCGGCGGATGGCCGGCCGAAATCGACCATGCTGTTGTGCCCGGAGTATGCGCGGGGGAGACCACGGGCCGGACCGTAACGGGCCAGCGCACCGGCCTCGCCGTAGTTGGCGGTCAGGACGACCGCCCGCGAACGGTCCTCAGGCGACAGACCGTGGTGGACGGCCGCGACCGAGTCGGCGAACGCCGGCCAGCCGATCGTCTCACCGGCGTCGTAGTTGACCTCGACCACGAAACCGGGCAACCGGTCGGCCGGCAGCACCGGCAGCAGCAGCACGACGGTGGGCAGGAGGAACGGCACCGCGCCCAGCGCGAGCAACCCTCGACGCAGCCGGACCGACCCCCGCGACGCCCACGCGGCGGTGACCACCACGCCAGCGGCGGTGAGGACCAGCAGCAGCGGCGCGTCGTAGTAACCCTTGCCACCGGCCAGCAGCACGACGCCGACCACGACCAACCAGGCCCAACCCACGGCACGGTACGCCCGCCACGCCGGTCGGCGCAGGAGCGCGACGAGGCCGGCGATCCAGATCGGTACGGCGTACGGACTGATGATGAGGAACTGGAGGATGAACGCGTCGAGGCGGCCACTGTAGGAGCTGTCACCGTCGGAGATGGAGGCCGCCACACCGAGCTGCGGAAAGCCGTGCGTCGCCTGCCAGACCAGGTTCGGTGCGGCCAGCAGCACGGCGATCCCGGCGGCGGCGAGCACCCACCGGTCCCGCAGCAGCCGGCGTGGCCCGGCGATGAGCACCCCGGCGATCAGGCCCACGGCCAGCAGCGCGGGCAGCACCTTGCTGAGCATGCCCACGCCGAGCGCCAGCCCGATGCCCAGCGCCCAGCGGCTGTCGCCGGTGCGCAGCAACCGCACCGCGCACCACGCCGCGACCAGCCAGACCAGCAGGTCGACGGTGGTGGTGCTGAGCAGGTGCCCGCTGGCGAGCACGATGCCGGACAGCGCGGCCAGCACCGCCGCAAAGGTCTGCCCGCCTCGGCCGGCACCCAGCTCACGGGCGATGGCGGCGACCAGCAGCACCGCGCCGCCGGCCAGCAACGCCGACGGGGTACGCAGCACCACCAGGTTGCCCGGCGCGATCGTGTCGAGCAGCCGGGCCAGCGCCGGAACCAGGGGGCCCTGATCGACGTAGCCCCAGTCCAGGTGTCGGCCGGCGAGCAGGAAATAGAGCTCGTCGCGGTGATAGCCGTAACCCCCGGCGAGCAGCAGCAGCGTCACGCAGGTGGCGGCGGCCACCAGCCACGGGCCGAGCGTGCGTGGACCAGGCTCCGGTGGCCGCCCCGAGGGTGGCGACTGGGCCGGTTCGTGAGGTCGGTCGATGTCGATCGCGGGCTCGCTCACCCGCCCATCATGACCGGCGGAGCCGCCGCGTGGGTGCCCGTAGGTCTCCGTGTGCAAGCGGTCTGACCAGGTGCGAAGATCAGCTTTGTCACTCGGACCGGAAGGACGACATGCGCTATCGCACTCTGGGCACCACCGGCACGGTGGTGTCGACCCTGTGTCTTGGCACGATGACCTTTGGCGCGGAAACCGACGAGGCCGGCAGCTTCGCCCAACTGGACCGGTTCGTCGAGGCCGGGGGCACCTTCATCGACACCGCCGACGTCTACTCCGCCGGTGTCTCGGAGGACATCGTCGGACGCTGGCTGCGGACGCGGCAGGACCTGCGTGACCGGCTGGTCATCGCCACCAAGGGGCGGTTCCCGATGGGCTCGGGGGCGAACGACGCCGGCCTGTCCCGGGTGCACCTCACCCGCGCCCTGGACGCCAGCCTGCGGCGGCTCGGCGTCGAGGCAGTCGACCTGTACCAGGCGCACGCCTGGGACCCGCTGACCCCTCTGCCGGAGACGCTGCGGTTCTTCGACGACGCGGTGAGCGCGGGCAAGATCCGTTACGCGGGTGTCAGCAACTTCACCGGTTGGCAGTTGCAGAAGGCGGCCCTGCTCACCCAGCACCTCAACCTCACCCCGATCGTGACCCTGCAACCGCAGTACAACCTGCTGGCCCGCGAGATCGAGTTCGAGCTGGTGCCGGTCTGCGAGAACGAGGGCATCGGGATCCTGCCGTGGTCCCCGCTGGGCGGCGGCTGGCTGACCGGCAAGTACCAGCGCGACAGCGTGCCCAGCGGCGCGACCCGGCTCGGTGAGAACCCGGAGCGCGGCGTCGAGGCGTACGCGGGTCGCAACGCCGACGAGCGCACCTGGCGGGTGCTCGACGCGGTCGGCCAGGTCGCCGGGGAACGCGGCGTGTCCATGTCGGCGGTGGCGCTGGCCTGGCTGGCGGCCCGACCGGCGGTCACCTCGGTGATCCTCGGTGCGCGCACCACCGAGCAGCTCGACGACAACCTGAGCGCCGCCGACCTGGTCCTCGACGCCGAGCAGATGCGGCTGCTGGACGAGGCGAGCGCCCCGCTCGTGGGTGACTACCCGTACGGCGTAGCGGGTGTGCAGCAGCGGGCCCGCGACCTGCCGGCCACTTCCGGACGATGACCGCCTTCCCCGAGCCCACCGCTGCCGTCGGCAGCCGCACCGAGGTACGCCCGCCATCTCGGCCAGCTCGATGTGGTCACCGAACTCGCCGGCGGCCCGACCGGAGAGTGAGGCCGCCACGATAATGGGCGCATGCCGCTGCTCGTCGCGCCCGCCCTGCCCGCCGGGAGCGTCGGCGCCCAAGACCAACCCCACCTTCCGGTACGCCCCGGGCTGGCACTGCGGCCATGGCGCGACGACGACGCGCCGGCCGTCCGGGTCGCCTTCGACTGTCCGGCGATCCAACGGTGGCACGTCCGCCGCCTCGACAGCGATGACGAGGCGCGGGCGTGGACGGCACAGTGGGCGAGCCGCTGGCACGACGAGTCGGCCGCCAGCTGGGCCATCGTCGACGCCGACGACCGACCGGTCGGTCAGGTGGGGTTGCGGGGCGTGCTGCTGGCCGAGGCGTCGGCGCAGCTGTCGTACTGGGTGGTGCCCGCCGCGCGTGGTCAGGGGATCGCCACCGAGGCGCTGGGGACACTGACCCGGTGGAGTTTCACGCGGGCCGGTCTGCACCGGTTGGCCCTGGAGCACTCGACCGCCAACGCGGCGTCGTGCCGGGTGGCCATGCGGGCCGGCTTCCCCGTGGAAGGCGTGCTGCGCGGGTCGGTGCGCCACGCCGACGGCTGGCACGACATGCACCTGCACGCACGGCTGGCGACGGACTCCGTATCGCCCAGGTAGGCGCGGCCGGCGTTCGCCGCGCTCATCAGCTCCAAGCGGGCGGTGCGACCGGGGACCACGCGCCCATCCACTGTTCGGTCGGCACCATCGAGCTCAACCGGCTGGATGGGCCAGGGCCTCGCGAGCCCAGGCCCGACTTTGCGGTTCGTCCACCCGTGCGGCCTCCGTCATGTGGCGGGAAAGGGGGCCAGGTCGGGCTCGACCCAGCCGGTGCGGGCTTGCGTGCTGGCCAAAGTCGCTGAGCTGTAGAAGCGGGTGAGCAGGCGCTTGTCGAGCAGTGCGGGATGCCGATCGATGAAGACGGTGAAGTCCCCGGTGGCGCGGTCGGCAATGTGGTGGGCCACCAGTTCCACCCAGGCCCGGCTGACAGTGGCGTGGTACTTCTGCGGCATTCCGGCATAGCGGGCGGTCCGCTGGATGCCATCGCTGACCAGACCGATGGCTGCCGGCATGCCGGCAGCGCGGACTGCCAGCCAAGTCAGGTGCAGGTGAGCGCGGTGGTCGAAACGTTCGTTGGCTGCGTTCACCTCGGCCATCAGCTCGTCGAAAAGCAATGCTCTGGAGCTGGTCGGGGTCATGCGGGCACCTCTGCCAATGCGCGCAGGACGATGTGGAAGCCGGCGATCGACTCCGCGGGCAGGTCGGCGAGGGCACGCTCCTCCAGCTCGGTCAGCGTCTGACGGATGGTGTCGGCGGCCAGGCGGCCCGAGGCGGTCAGCTCGATGACCACGACCCGGCGGTCTCCCGGGCGCGCGCCGCGCGTGATGTGCCCGCGCCGCTCCAGCCGGTCCAGCACGCTGGTCAGCGTGGTCGGCCGGGTGCCGGCGGCGGCCCCCAGTTCGGAGATCGTGCGGCCACGGCCGTCCGCGAGGATGGCCAGAACATTGATCTCGGAGGCGGTCAGATCGAGGTCGACCAGTCTCGCGGTGAGGATCTGCAAGGTGGCATGGGTCGCGCGCTGCAAAGCAAGCAGCGCGGACTCCTCCGATGCCGTAGAGAAGTTAGTCACGAGATCGGACTATACGGAATCGTAGTACTGCTCGACAAGCCCCGCCGAATCGCTGCCCACGTAGCTAGCGGGCTTCAGCCCAGCCGACGAAGCGTGGGGTCAGGTCGGGAAGCACAACGTCCGGGTTGAGCGTGGTGAGATCGACTTCGGCTGCCTTCTGAACCTCCGCCAGGTGAATCAACAGGCCGGGACGGTCCTCGCGGTACTCGCCGAGGAGGCGCAGCTTCGCGGCCGAGCACGGCCACAGGATGCCGCAGGCCGGGCAGCGCCACGACGGCCGCAACGGGGAGTGCTTCGGGCGCTTACGCATCAGAGGACTCCCACGGGACCGGAACGCCGGATCGGGCCGGGCAAGCAGGCCCCGATGTCACTGCGGGGGGGCCTCAACCTGCACGCCCGCACGCATCCCCGCACCTCCGGCTGCGACCTCTCCCTCGCCTGACACCGATTCCCCCTGACCGACGTTGGGAAAGGGCCGCCCGTGAGTGGTCGCCCATCGGGGCGGCCCCGCTACGAACGCGTCCGCCGGGTTCGGGTCCCTGCCGGTCGCGCCGTCTACACAGCACTGCGCCGAGGGTTGCCGGACAATCACACAGCGTTGTCTAATCTCCGTCGGGCAGGTGCTTTGTTTCCGGGGGGAGGGTTGGCATGAACCACGCCTTTATCGCAGCGCGCCGGAGCGGGTCACACCGCCGAAAGCCTCGCAGGCCAGATCGGTGTGCACCCGAAGACCGTCGCCAGGTGGGCGATCCTGCTGGCCCACTTCAGCCCGTGAGCGTCAGTCCTCCGGCGCGGGCAATGGGCCGCCGCGTCCCCGGCGTCCCCCGGCATCCCCCGGCATCCCCCCGTCGATCTAGGGAGAATCGTCGTCAGATGATCTCCGATCATGACGATTTTCCCTAGATCGACGGGGTGCCGGGGCGCTGGGGTGCCGGGGTGCCGGGGCGGGCGCGTCGGGTGTGCGCGTCGGGTCTTACGCGTCCAGGCGGCGGGAGTAGCGGAGCTGGGGAGTCGTCCCTGCGGACGCGCCCAGCTACCCCGGGCTCGACGGACCATTCACCATCGCGGATATGCCGGACGGGTCGCGGGTCGCGTACGTCGAAAGCCCGGCACAGGCGCAGATCCTCGATCAGGCGTCGGACCTTGTTCGCCTGGAACGACGGTGGGAGCGTATTCGCGGAGAGGCACTGCCCCGGGGCGTTCCTTGGAACTTCTCAGAGGGGCGGCAGCATCATGGACATGGCCGGTGCGCGGTGGCGTAAGAGCACCAGGAGCGGCGGCAATGGTGGCAACTGCGTCGAGGTCGCCGACAACCTCCCGGGCGTGGTCGTCGTTCGTGACACAAAGGATCGTGACGGCGGAACGCTTACCTTCAGCCCGGAGTCGTGGCGGAACTTCGTCGCGATGACGCCGGCTAACTGACGGCCCGATCTGATCAGCGGACGCCAGCGGGCTCGGCCGGTTGCGGTTGCGGGGCCGCCGGCCAGGTGAGTCGGCGTACGCCGGGGACGAGCGCGGTGCCCGCGCAGGAGACCAGGACCAGCAGCCCGGCGACCGCCAGCGGCACGGGCGCGCCGAACGCGTCGGCGGCCAGCGGCGCCAACGCGTACCCCAGCGGCATGGCGCCCAGCGACACCAGCCAGTCGTACGAGGTGACGCGGGCCAGGACGTCCGGCGGAAAGTGGTGCTGCACAACGGTCTCCCAGACCGGGTTGAGGTAGCCGAGGGCGGTCAACGCCACGGCGTACGCGGCGATCACCGCTGGGGCAGGCGCGGCGACGGCGAGCAGGAACAGCGGGGCGGCGTAGCTGGCCAACCCGAGGTTGGCCAGCAGCACCGGCCGGTGTAGCCGGACCCGCCCGGCCAGCAGCGATCCGGTGAGCATGCCGATCGCGCCGGCCTGCAGCAACAGCACCCAGGTCGTCTCGCCACCGAGTTGGTCGATGGCGATGGCCGGCCCGAGGGTCATCAGCACGGCGGCGGCGCCGTTCCACACGCCGTGCCCGAGCAGGCTGGTCCAGAACCAGTCGCGGGCGCGTACCTCGCCGAAGCCGTGCCGCAGGTCGGCGAGGACGGAGCGGTGGGGCATCGGCACGTGGCGGACCCGTACCAGCGCGAGCAGGGTGGCGCTGACCGCGAACGACGCGCTGTCGAGGATGAACGCCCAGCCGGGTCCGGCGGCCCAGATCAGCGCGCCGGCCAGCGCCGGACCGGCGAGCCGACTGGTGTTCGCGGTGATCCCCATCAGGGCGTTGGCCCGCTGCCGCTCGGCTGGTTCGACGGTGCCGGCGACAAGCGGGGACGCGGTCGGCATGGCGAACGCCGACGCGGTGCCGCCGATCGCGGAGGCCACGACGACGGTGGTCAGCGATGGTTCGCTGCCCAACAACTCCACACCGACAGCGA
The window above is part of the Micromonospora sp. LH3U1 genome. Proteins encoded here:
- a CDS encoding RrF2 family transcriptional regulator, coding for MKMSGGVEWALHCCVVLTASSTPVPAAKLAELHDVSSSYLAKQLQSLARAGLIHSVQGKSGGYVLTRAPESITLLDVVRAVDGPGPTFVCTEIRQRGPFATPASSCTTPCPVARAMWAAEDAWHQALAAVTIADLASDVDTNSGPEAMVGIHTWLTGERAG
- a CDS encoding ArnT family glycosyltransferase, whose protein sequence is MSEPAIDIDRPHEPAQSPPSGRPPEPGPRTLGPWLVAAATCVTLLLLAGGYGYHRDELYFLLAGRHLDWGYVDQGPLVPALARLLDTIAPGNLVVLRTPSALLAGGAVLLVAAIARELGAGRGGQTFAAVLAALSGIVLASGHLLSTTTVDLLVWLVAAWCAVRLLRTGDSRWALGIGLALGVGMLSKVLPALLAVGLIAGVLIAGPRRLLRDRWVLAAAGIAVLLAAPNLVWQATHGFPQLGVAASISDGDSSYSGRLDAFILQFLIISPYAVPIWIAGLVALLRRPAWRAYRAVGWAWLVVVGVVLLAGGKGYYDAPLLLVLTAAGVVVTAAWASRGSVRLRRGLLALGAVPFLLPTVVLLLPVLPADRLPGFVVEVNYDAGETIGWPAFADSVAAVHHGLSPEDRSRAVVLTANYGEAGALARYGPARGLPRAYSGHNSMVDFGRPSADADVVIAVGWDRPDRLNAWFDECTLAGRVDQRVEVDNDENGGPIHVCRGLRRPWAQIWDTEVRHTG
- a CDS encoding aldo/keto reductase; the protein is MRYRTLGTTGTVVSTLCLGTMTFGAETDEAGSFAQLDRFVEAGGTFIDTADVYSAGVSEDIVGRWLRTRQDLRDRLVIATKGRFPMGSGANDAGLSRVHLTRALDASLRRLGVEAVDLYQAHAWDPLTPLPETLRFFDDAVSAGKIRYAGVSNFTGWQLQKAALLTQHLNLTPIVTLQPQYNLLAREIEFELVPVCENEGIGILPWSPLGGGWLTGKYQRDSVPSGATRLGENPERGVEAYAGRNADERTWRVLDAVGQVAGERGVSMSAVALAWLAARPAVTSVILGARTTEQLDDNLSAADLVLDAEQMRLLDEASAPLVGDYPYGVAGVQQRARDLPATSGR
- a CDS encoding GNAT family N-acetyltransferase; the protein is MPLLVAPALPAGSVGAQDQPHLPVRPGLALRPWRDDDAPAVRVAFDCPAIQRWHVRRLDSDDEARAWTAQWASRWHDESAASWAIVDADDRPVGQVGLRGVLLAEASAQLSYWVVPAARGQGIATEALGTLTRWSFTRAGLHRLALEHSTANAASCRVAMRAGFPVEGVLRGSVRHADGWHDMHLHARLATDSVSPR
- a CDS encoding MarR family winged helix-turn-helix transcriptional regulator; this translates as MTNFSTASEESALLALQRATHATLQILTARLVDLDLTASEINVLAILADGRGRTISELGAAAGTRPTTLTSVLDRLERRGHITRGARPGDRRVVVIELTASGRLAADTIRQTLTELEERALADLPAESIAGFHIVLRALAEVPA
- a CDS encoding flavin reductase; the protein is MRKRPKHSPLRPSWRCPACGILWPCSAAKLRLLGEYREDRPGLLIHLAEVQKAAEVDLTTLNPDVVLPDLTPRFVGWAEAR
- a CDS encoding DUF397 domain-containing protein, yielding MDMAGARWRKSTRSGGNGGNCVEVADNLPGVVVVRDTKDRDGGTLTFSPESWRNFVAMTPAN
- a CDS encoding MFS transporter; translated protein: MVHPLRTRSFRLLFLGRTVSALGEAVVPAALALAVLRATGSTGALAVVLAAAMVPRLLLLPLGGVVADRFDARRVALLADLVRCATQLAVGVELLGSEPSLTTVVVASAIGGTASAFAMPTASPLVAGTVEPAERQRANALMGITANTSRLAGPALAGALIWAAGPGWAFILDSASFAVSATLLALVRVRHVPMPHRSVLADLRHGFGEVRARDWFWTSLLGHGVWNGAAAVLMTLGPAIAIDQLGGETTWVLLLQAGAIGMLTGSLLAGRVRLHRPVLLANLGLASYAAPLFLLAVAAPAPAVIAAYAVALTALGYLNPVWETVVQHHFPPDVLARVTSYDWLVSLGAMPLGYALAPLAADAFGAPVPLAVAGLLVLVSCAGTALVPGVRRLTWPAAPQPQPAEPAGVR